The following are from one region of the Sandaracinus amylolyticus genome:
- a CDS encoding enoyl-CoA hydratase/isomerase family protein, which translates to MTDVLRVEDHGAVRVLTLSRPEKKNAFDIALTEALWSALERASADDGVRVVVVTGAGDMFSAGADVNLFLQAGTGGLEGDISKVARLYEPLRACTKPVIAAVQGPTVGMGVTMLPHFDLVYAAEHATFLVPFVRLGLVVEYAGSFALPRLIGHQRTRELLLRAKPIDARTAEHWGLVTRVFPRDSFTAEVMAIANDIAALPPGAILECRRLVEKGEQGDMQHAIDEENRVLATRYGSAENVEAVQAFLTRRK; encoded by the coding sequence ATGACGGACGTGCTGCGGGTCGAAGATCACGGTGCGGTGCGCGTGCTGACGCTGAGCCGCCCCGAGAAGAAGAACGCGTTCGACATCGCGCTGACCGAGGCGCTCTGGAGCGCGCTCGAGCGCGCGAGCGCCGACGACGGCGTGCGCGTCGTCGTGGTCACCGGCGCGGGCGACATGTTCTCGGCGGGCGCCGACGTGAACCTCTTCCTGCAGGCGGGCACCGGCGGGCTCGAGGGCGACATCAGCAAGGTCGCGCGCCTCTACGAGCCGCTGCGCGCGTGCACCAAGCCGGTCATCGCCGCGGTGCAGGGCCCGACCGTCGGCATGGGCGTCACGATGCTCCCGCACTTCGATCTCGTGTACGCCGCCGAGCACGCCACGTTCCTGGTGCCCTTCGTGCGGCTCGGGCTCGTCGTCGAGTACGCGGGCTCGTTCGCGCTGCCGCGCCTCATCGGCCACCAGCGCACCCGCGAGCTGCTCCTGCGCGCCAAGCCGATCGACGCGCGCACCGCGGAGCACTGGGGCCTCGTCACCCGCGTGTTCCCGCGCGACTCGTTCACCGCCGAGGTGATGGCGATCGCGAACGACATCGCGGCGCTCCCGCCGGGCGCGATCCTCGAGTGCCGGCGCCTCGTCGAGAAGGGCGAGCAGGGCGACATGCAGCACGCAATCGACGAAGAGAACCGCGTGCTCGCGACGCGGTACGGCAGCGCCGAGAACGTCGAGGCCGTGCAGGCGTTCCTGACGCGCCGGAAGTGA
- a CDS encoding adenylate/guanylate cyclase domain-containing protein yields MAGTTNLDAGARIAELEARVALLEERWRLNDAVDRLAEIAVRDRLPLDHAMRLLMPVLCDAVDARVAWIRTYDETLSLHDFVHATGDEATLPIPLDALAARADAGSIVERVGASTVIAQRIDVAGDPFGTAAVLIPSALDDAQSERVRGLLHVFCEEIDNTLASIALARKKAIAIDAMSDALADPVLDDGLRAALAILQANVPFEDMLLVFRHEDDASGRTLHYKIVQNGVLAHDSMARTDPEVDAFLRSRAFRMMAGDDAEVRERFGIRRYREEVLINGVRSARVVGRLVVASKRGEFNTFDRDLLDRFADSLRQRIVDFNREWKTLSVAFPREACDRLLREESYREKYLTPRERECAVMFCDISGFTRVCEQVLVRPQAIGRLVDTWSERVVEIVWETGGVFDKMVGDCIIGIWGPPFFDRSREELCLAAIDAATRIRDFTRSLTTHEDLPELAGAEPLDVATGLHWCPLFVGVFGPDEDYTGFSAGMNNTARLQGQAKGGEILCMDSLVSVVGDAARFEAWREAKVKNVEHPLRFRPLSG; encoded by the coding sequence ATGGCGGGGACGACGAACCTGGATGCCGGGGCGCGGATCGCAGAGCTCGAGGCGCGGGTCGCGCTGCTCGAGGAGCGCTGGCGCCTGAACGATGCAGTGGATCGGCTGGCGGAGATCGCGGTGCGCGATCGGCTCCCGCTCGATCACGCGATGCGCCTGCTCATGCCGGTCCTCTGCGACGCGGTCGATGCGCGGGTCGCGTGGATCCGCACCTACGACGAGACGCTCTCGCTCCACGACTTCGTGCACGCGACCGGCGACGAGGCGACGCTGCCGATTCCGCTCGACGCGCTCGCCGCGCGCGCCGATGCCGGATCGATCGTCGAGCGCGTCGGCGCGAGCACGGTGATCGCGCAGCGCATCGACGTCGCGGGCGATCCGTTCGGCACCGCCGCGGTGCTGATCCCGAGCGCGCTCGACGACGCGCAGAGCGAGCGGGTGCGCGGCCTCCTGCACGTGTTCTGCGAGGAGATCGACAACACGCTCGCGTCGATCGCGCTGGCGCGGAAGAAGGCGATCGCGATCGATGCGATGAGCGACGCGCTCGCCGATCCGGTGCTCGACGACGGCCTCCGCGCCGCGCTCGCGATCCTCCAGGCGAACGTGCCCTTCGAGGACATGCTGCTCGTGTTCCGCCACGAGGACGACGCGTCGGGCCGCACGCTCCACTACAAGATCGTGCAGAACGGAGTGCTCGCGCACGACTCGATGGCGCGCACCGATCCCGAGGTCGATGCGTTCCTCCGCTCGCGCGCGTTCCGCATGATGGCGGGCGACGACGCCGAGGTGCGCGAGCGCTTCGGCATCCGCCGCTATCGCGAAGAGGTGCTGATCAACGGCGTGCGATCGGCGCGCGTCGTCGGTCGCCTGGTCGTCGCGAGCAAGCGCGGCGAGTTCAACACCTTCGATCGCGATCTGCTCGATCGCTTCGCGGACTCGCTGCGCCAGCGCATCGTCGACTTCAACCGCGAGTGGAAGACGCTGAGCGTCGCGTTCCCGCGCGAGGCGTGCGATCGCCTGCTGCGCGAGGAGAGCTACCGCGAGAAGTACCTCACGCCGCGCGAGCGCGAGTGCGCCGTGATGTTCTGCGACATCAGCGGCTTCACGCGGGTCTGCGAGCAGGTGCTGGTGCGCCCCCAGGCGATCGGTCGGCTCGTCGACACGTGGAGCGAGCGCGTCGTGGAGATCGTGTGGGAGACCGGCGGCGTGTTCGACAAGATGGTCGGCGACTGCATCATCGGGATCTGGGGCCCGCCCTTCTTCGATCGCTCGCGGGAGGAGCTGTGCCTCGCGGCGATCGATGCTGCGACGCGCATCCGCGACTTCACGCGCTCGCTCACGACGCACGAAGATCTCCCGGAGCTCGCGGGCGCCGAGCCCCTCGACGTGGCGACGGGCCTGCACTGGTGCCCGCTCTTCGTCGGCGTGTTCGGCCCCGACGAGGACTACACCGGCTTCAGCGCGGGGATGAACAACACCGCGCGCCTCCAGGGCCAGGCCAAGGGCGGCGAGATCCTGTGCATGGACTCGCTGGTGAGCGTCGTCGGCGACGCCGCGCGCTTCGAGGCGTGGCGCGAGGCGAAGGTGAAGAACGTCGAGCACCCGCTGCGCTTCCGACCGCTGAGCGGGTGA
- a CDS encoding MFS transporter — MTSRARLPAAVIALGLTSLFTDVASDMIVPLLPAFIATLGASTAMLGLIEGAAEATASFLKLGSGWVADRSPRKKPLVVLGYAIATFARPLIAFAGIPVHVLAIRVVDRVGKGVRTAPRDAMIAAAAPPGEAGRAFGFHRAMDHAGAVIGPLVATGLIALGLTVRGVFAAALIPGVIALICVLSVREPAPEAMPVAKGEAPTMVGPAVPRSLRSYLGILALFALGNSSDAFLLLRAQDLGVPIAMIPVLWAVLHVSKVVSTWVGGDLADRVPRPRLVAIGWIVYALTYLALGLATEAWQAWVIFVVYGAYHGLTEPAEKAMVKDLAPASARGRAFGLYHFVIGVTAVPAGVLTGWIWDAFGPLYALGLGALIAGISGALLIAWDARGGLVRT; from the coding sequence GTGACCTCACGTGCGCGCCTGCCCGCCGCGGTCATCGCGCTCGGGCTCACCAGCCTCTTCACCGACGTCGCGTCGGACATGATCGTGCCGCTGCTGCCCGCGTTCATCGCGACGCTCGGCGCGAGCACCGCGATGCTCGGGTTGATCGAGGGCGCGGCAGAGGCGACCGCGAGCTTCCTCAAGCTCGGCTCGGGCTGGGTCGCGGATCGATCGCCGCGCAAGAAGCCGCTGGTCGTGCTGGGCTACGCGATCGCGACCTTCGCGCGGCCGCTGATCGCGTTCGCCGGGATCCCCGTGCACGTGCTGGCGATCCGCGTCGTCGATCGGGTCGGCAAGGGCGTGCGCACCGCGCCGCGCGACGCGATGATCGCGGCCGCCGCGCCGCCCGGCGAGGCAGGGCGTGCGTTCGGGTTCCATCGCGCGATGGATCACGCAGGCGCGGTGATCGGACCGCTCGTCGCGACCGGGCTGATCGCGCTCGGGCTCACGGTGCGCGGGGTGTTCGCGGCCGCGCTGATCCCCGGCGTGATCGCGCTGATCTGCGTGCTCAGCGTGCGCGAGCCCGCGCCCGAGGCGATGCCGGTCGCGAAGGGCGAGGCGCCCACGATGGTCGGGCCCGCAGTGCCGCGATCGTTGCGCAGCTATCTCGGGATCCTCGCGCTCTTCGCGCTCGGCAATTCGTCGGACGCGTTCCTCCTGCTGCGCGCGCAGGACCTCGGGGTGCCGATCGCGATGATCCCCGTGCTCTGGGCGGTGCTCCACGTCTCGAAGGTCGTGAGCACGTGGGTCGGCGGCGACCTCGCGGATCGCGTGCCGCGCCCGCGCCTCGTCGCGATCGGATGGATCGTCTACGCGCTCACGTACCTCGCGCTCGGCCTCGCGACCGAGGCGTGGCAGGCGTGGGTGATCTTCGTCGTGTACGGCGCGTACCACGGGCTCACCGAGCCCGCCGAGAAGGCGATGGTGAAGGACCTCGCGCCCGCGAGCGCGCGCGGCCGCGCGTTCGGGCTCTATCACTTCGTGATCGGCGTGACCGCGGTGCCCGCGGGCGTGCTCACCGGGTGGATCTGGGACGCGTTCGGGCCGCTCTACGCGCTCGGGCTCGGCGCGCTGATCGCGGGGATCTCGGGCGCGCTGCTGATCGCGTGGGACGCGCGGGGTGGGCTCGTCAGAACGTGA
- a CDS encoding DUF167 domain-containing protein yields MLSIEEGPGLVRFDVRVAPRSSRDAILGVHDGAMKVALTAPPVEGEANAALVALLAKKLGVAKRDVVLVRGETSRAKRVEVRGVGADAVRALVR; encoded by the coding sequence ATGCTGTCGATCGAAGAGGGACCGGGTCTGGTGCGCTTCGACGTGCGCGTGGCGCCGCGCTCGAGCCGCGACGCGATCCTCGGGGTGCACGACGGCGCGATGAAGGTCGCGCTGACCGCGCCGCCGGTCGAGGGCGAGGCGAATGCGGCGCTCGTCGCGCTGCTCGCGAAGAAGCTCGGTGTCGCGAAGCGGGACGTGGTGCTGGTGCGCGGGGAGACGTCGCGCGCGAAGCGCGTCGAGGTGCGCGGCGTGGGCGCCGACGCGGTGCGCGCGCTCGTGCGGTGA